One Cucumis sativus cultivar 9930 chromosome 1, Cucumber_9930_V3, whole genome shotgun sequence DNA segment encodes these proteins:
- the LOC116401710 gene encoding 60S ribosomal protein L10a-like, with protein MYNKLHSDALREAISSIFADSGEKKRKFTETIELHIGLKNYDPQKDKRFSGSVKLPHIPRPKMKICILGDVSHVEEISRS; from the exons ATGTACAACAAACTTCATAGTGATGCGTTGAGAGAAGCCATTTCATCTATATTTGCTGATAGCGGTGAAAAGAAGCGCAAATTCACCGAGACCATTGAACTTCATATTGGACTGAAGAACTATGATCCACAAAAGGACAAGCGTTTCAGTGGTTCAGTGAAGTTGCCGCATATCCCTCGCCCTAAGATGAAGATCTGCATTCTTGGAGATGTTTCACATGTTGAAGAG ATTTCAAGGAGTTGA
- the LOC101221614 gene encoding tubulin beta-6 chain, which produces MREILHVQGGQCGNQIGSKFWEVLCDEHGIDPTGRYTGTSDLQLERVNVYYNEASCGRYVPRAVLMDLEPGTMDSVRTGPYGQIFRPDNFVFGQSGAGNNWAKGHYTEGAELIDAVLDVVRKEAENCDCLQGFQVCHSLGGGTGSGMGTLLISKIREEYPDRMLLTFSVFPSPKVSDTVVEPYNATLSVHQLVENADECMVLDNEALYDICFRTLKLTTPSFGDLNHLISATMSGVTCCLRFPGQLNSDLRKLAVNLIPFPRLHFFMVGFAPLTSRGSQLYRALTVPELTQQMWDSKNMMCAADPRHGRYLTASAMFRGKMSTKEVDEQMINVQNKNSSYFVEWIPNNVKSSVCDIAPKGLSMASTFIGNSTSIQEMFRRVSEQFTAMFRRKAFLHWYTGEGMDEMEFTEAESNMNDLVSEYQQYQDATADDEEYNYEEEEEIPEHE; this is translated from the exons ATGAGGGAGATTCTCCACGTTCAAGGAGGTCAGTGTGGTAACCAGATCGGATCCAAGTTTTGGGAAGTTTTGTGTGATGAACATGGCATAGATCCGACTGGTCGATACACTGGAACCTCTGATTTGCAACTTGAGCGTGTAAATGTGTACTACAATGAGGCTTCTTGTGGACGTTATGTTCCTCGAGCCGTGCTCATGGATCTCGAGCCTGGTACCATGGATAGTGTGAGGACAGGTCCTTATGGACAAATCTTCAGGCCggataattttgtttttgggcAATCTGGTGCTGGTAACAACTGGGCTAAGGGCCATTACACAGAAGGAGCAGAGCTCATTGATGCTGTTCTCGACGTTGTGAGAAAGGAAGCCGAGAACTGCGATTGCCTTCAAG GTTTTCAAGTGTGCCATTCCCTTGGTGGAGGAACTGGTTCTGGAATGGGCACTCTTCTGATTTCCAAAATCAGAGAAGAATATCCAGACAGGATGTTGCTGACTTTCTCTGTCTTCCCTTCACCAAAAGTATCGGATACAGTGGTCGAGCCCTACAACGCAACGCTCTCTGTTCACCAGCTTGTTGAGAATGCAGATGAGTGCATGGTGCTGGACAATGAAGCATTATATGATATTTGCTTCAGGACTCTCAAGTTAACTACTCCTAGCT TTGGGGACCTCAACCATTTAATTTCTGCTACAATGAGTGGTGTGACATGCTGTCTCAGATTTCCTGGCCAGCTCAACTCCGACCTCAGAAAACTCGCTGTCAATTTAATTCCCTTTCCTCGTCTACACTTCTTTATGGTTGGATTTGCTCCTCTTACCTCACGTGGATCACAGCTATATAGGGCATTGACCGTCCCAGAGTTGACGCAGCAAATGTGGGATTCTAAAAACATGATGTGCGCTGCAGATCCACGCCATGGTCGATACCTCACTGCCTCTGCCATGTTCAGGGGCAAGATGAGTACTAAAGAAGTTGATGAACAAATGATCAATGTTCAGAACAAGAATTCTTCATACTTCGTTGAGTGGATTCCAAACAATGTCAAATCCAGCGTTTGTGACATTGCTCCTAAAGGACTTTCCATGGCATCAACCTTCATCGGAAACTCAACCTCCATTCAGGAAATGTTCAGGCGTGTAAGTGAGCAGTTCACAGCCATGTTCAGGAGAAAGGCTTTCTTGCACTGGTACACTGGAGAAGGAATGGACGAAATGGAGTTCACTGAAGCAGAAAGCAACATGAACGATCTTGTTTCCGAGTATCAACAGTACCAAGATGCCACAGCTGATGATGAGGAGTATAATTacgaagaggaagaagaaattcCCGAACATGAGTAA
- the LOC105434526 gene encoding uncharacterized protein At2g29880 has product MYQKLYLPGSLPGSCNRKERQNYLLWTTKMDHLLATTLVEQEKEGSKVDGAWKPVECAALQVLNENLGDGLTKEHVRSRLKTWKKRFHILKELLAHKGFEWDEAKKMVAAENSVWNNYIKAHPNARQYRGKFIELYDEWCIIMGERAISIFSDDDAEVKEIRTKGKDSSGSLIALDARTNDKMAKKLRWTSDMDHYLGRTLVEYVTKGCKLDKSLQRGVLNLAVSALNEKYGPNLTKEHIKNRLKT; this is encoded by the exons ATGTATCAGAAATTGTATCTGCCTGGGAGCCTGCCTGGCAGTTGCAATAGGAAGGAGAGACAAAATTATCTGCTTTGGACTACTAAAATGGACCATTTACTTGCCACAACTCTTGTCGagcaagaaaaagaaggaagtaAGGTTGATGGCGCATGGAAGCCTGTTGAATGCGCAGCTCTTCAAGTCTTGAATGAAAACCTTGGTGATGGTTTAACTAAAGAACATGTCAGAAGTCGATTAAAAACTTGGAAAAAACGGTTCCATATTTTAAAGGAGCTTCTTGCACATAAAGGGTTTGAATGGGATGAGGCAAAAAAGATGGTGGCAGCTGAAAACTCAGTGTGGAACAATTACATAAAG GCACATCCTAATGCCAGACAGTATCGTGGAAAATTTATTGAACTTTATGATGAATGGTGTATTATCATGGGTGAGCGAGCAATATCAATCTTTTCAGACGATGATGCAGAAGTGAAAGAAATACGGACAAAAGGCAAGGATAGTTCAGGCTCTTTGATTGCGTTAGACGCTCGGACTAATGATAAGATGGCAAAGAAATTAAGATGGACTAGTGATATGGATCATTACCTTGGGAGGACTCTCGTGGAGTATGTGACGAAGGGGTGCAAACTTGATAAATCTTTACAACGTGGGGTACTAAATTTAGCTGTTTCAGCTTTAAATGAGAAATACGGGCCGAACTTGACAAAAGAACACATTAAAAACAGGCTAAAAACTTGA